A genomic window from Euleptes europaea isolate rEulEur1 chromosome 9, rEulEur1.hap1, whole genome shotgun sequence includes:
- the SEMA4F gene encoding semaphorin-4F, with translation MEPGAGPALRRPLLLLWPPLLLLVLVGSRPPPRLSRPFPEVDRMVQRFSRQTASNYSVFLVDPPSRALYVGAKDAIFALRLDGISHGSMMVPWGVPPNPRNSCKMKGKKEAECHNFVRILEFANKTHLFVCGTFAFDPQCGFIKVSDFRSVESLESGRGKCPFEPLQPSAAVMADGALYAATVNNFLGTEPIISRATGNPAELIRTDTSVAWLNDPEFVASAFIRESKNGEDDKIYFFFTETAREYDFYEKVKVARVARVCKGDLGGQKTLQKKWTTFLKTRLVCSDPETGTVFNILKDMVTLPSANWTGTTFYGVFVAQRHEGTGSAICAYSMETIRSAMDGQFKEFKRDCDTRTQDEVPFPRPGACITSSTKLAGFRSSLALPDRVLTFVRDHPLMEQPASPLQNRPMLVKLDTRYRRLAVHRVRALSGQEHEVLYLGTEDGHLHKAVKIGPEASLVEDWTLFTEHQPVQNLLVHQDWLYVASDSEVTQISTSNCAKYQTCPDCVLARDPACAWSKELGACRDHHGHAGLLQDLTAVNVLLLCSPEKEEALPIVEVPAPLTARLVLPCSPRSAWASCEWQKPSPDAALYVLRGDGLELTVTEATLGEYACWCAEAGVNRLVAAYSLVSTDRTGPSASRSGERSYGVLVGVFCFILGVLVSSGCLLLHERRRRERLQRELICRERNGLDLMQSTTTSCSHEPQTPSSPEDERHPLATAKKNGSLNGYPHLYINELDTEQARIYLTGVPLAKCDETSI, from the exons AGGTGGACCGGATGGTGCAGCGCTTCTCCCGCCAGACGGCTTCCAACTACAGTGTGTTCCTGGTGGACCCCCCTTCCCGAGCCCTCTATGTGGGAGCCAAGGACGCCATCTTTGCCCTGCGCTTGGATGGCATCAGCCACGGAAGCATGATG GTCCCTTGGGGTGTGCCTCCGAATCCTCGGAATTCCTGCAAGATGAAAGGCAAGAAGGAG GCTGAATGCCACAACTTTGTCCGGATCTTGGAGTTTGCCAACAAAACGCACCTCTTTGTCTGCGGGACTTTTGCCTTCGACCCACAGTGCGGTTTCATT AAAGTGAGCGATTTCCGCAGTGTGGAGAGCCTGGAGAGTGGCAGAGGGAAATGCCCTTTTGAGCCCCTGCAGCCATCCGCGGCCGTCATGGCGG ATGGCGCCCTGTATGCAGCCACAGTCAACAACTTCCTGGGGACTGAGCCCATCATCTCCAGAGCCACAGGAAACCCCGCAGAGTTGATCCGGACAGACACTTCCGTGGCATGGCTGAACG ATCCTGAGTTTGTGGCCTCGGCTTTCATACGGGAGAGCAAGAACGGTGAAGATGATAAGATCTACTTCTTCTTCACGGAGACAGCTCGGGAGTACGACTTCTATGAGAAAGTCAAGGTGGCTCGCGTGGCCAGAGTCTGCAAG GGGGACTTGGGAGGCCAGAAGACCCTGCAGAAGAAGTGGACCACCTTCTTGAAGACTCGGTTGGTGTGCTCGGATCCAGAGACCGGAACCGTCTTCAACATCCTCAAAGACATGGTCACTCTGCCCTCCGCCAACTGGACGGGCACCACCTTCTATGGAGTCTTTGTAGCCCAACG GCATGAGGGAACAGGCTCTGCCATTTGTGCCTATAGCATGGAGACGATCCGCAGCGCCATGGACGGGCAATTCAAAGAGTTCAAGCGGGATTGCGATACAAGGACACAGGATGAAGTCCCTTTCCCGCGGCCAGGGGCA TGCATCACCAGCAGCACGAAGCTGGCTGGCTTCAGGTCCTCGCTGGCCCTCCCGGACCGCGTCCTGACGTTTGTCCGTGACCATCCGCTCATGGAGCAGCCGGCCTCCCCTCTGCAGAACAGGCCCATGTTAGTGAAGCTGGACACACGCTACCGCCGGCTGGCAGTTCACCGAGTCAGAGCGCTCTCTGGGCAGGAGCATGAAGTTCTGTACCTGGGGACAG aggaTGGACACTTGCACAAGGCTGTGAAGATTGGCCCTGAAGCTTCCCTTGTCGAGGACTGGACACTGTTCACGGAGCATCAGCCGGTTCAGAACCTGCTCGTCCATCAA GACTGGCTGTATGTGGCCTCTGACAGTGAAGTTACCCAGATCAGCACCTCTAACTGTGCCAAGTACCAGACCTGCCCAGACTGTGTTTTGGCCAGAGACCCTGCATGTGCCTGGAGCAAGGAGTTGGGGGCATGCAGAGACCACCACGGGCACGCGGG GCTGCTCCAGGACCTCACAGCGGTGAATGTGCTGTTGCTGTGTTCTCCAGAGAAGGAAG AGGCGCTGCCCATTGTTGAAGTGCCAGCACCACTGACTGCCCGCCTGGTCCTGCCCTGCAGCCCTCGCTCCGCCTGGGCCAGCTGTGAGTGGCAGAAACCCTCCCCGGATGCTGCCCTCTACGTCTTGCGTGGCGATGGGCTGGAGCTGACTGTGACAGAGGCCACGCTGGGGGAGTACGCATGCTGGTGCGCAGAGGCCGGCGTGAACAGGCTGGTGGCCGCCTACAGCCTGGTGAGCACGGACCGGACCGGCCCCAGTGCCTCCCGGTCAGGTGAGCGCAGCTACGGCGTCCTGGTGGGCGTGTTCTGCTTCATCCTGGGCGTGCTTGTCAGCAGCGGCTGCCTCCTCctacatgaacggcggaggcggGAGCGCCTGCAGCGGGAGCTGATCTGCCGGGAGCGCAATGGGCTGGACCTGATGCAGTCGACCACCACCAGCTGCAGCCACGAGCCACAGACCCCAAGCTCCCCAGAAGACGAGCGCCACCCGCTGGCCACAGCCAAGAAGAACGGCAGCCTCAATGGCTACCCACACCTCTACATCAACGAGCTGGACACGGAGCAGGCCCGCATCTACTTGACGGGGGTGCCCCTAGCCAAATGTGACGAGACCTCCATCTAG